Proteins from a single region of Acidobacteriota bacterium:
- the infC gene encoding translation initiation factor IF-3, with the protein MARPRGPRVNHQIRKSPIRLIDSDGSQLGIVDLDDARRRADEKGLDLVEVSPDADPPVVRILDWGKERYEKQKRDREARRKTHTIEIKEVKYRPTIDVHDRDRKTLRARKFLEKGNKVKVTVFFRYRQMRRPELGRDILDQVTKDLADVGTVEFRTRGMEGRTMNMILAPIEQPTA; encoded by the coding sequence ATCGCCAGGCCCAGAGGACCCCGTGTCAATCACCAGATCCGCAAGAGCCCCATCCGGCTCATCGACAGCGATGGCTCCCAGCTCGGCATCGTCGATCTCGACGACGCCCGCCGCCGAGCCGATGAAAAGGGTCTCGATCTCGTCGAGGTCAGCCCCGATGCGGATCCCCCTGTCGTTCGTATCCTCGATTGGGGAAAGGAGCGCTACGAGAAGCAGAAGCGAGATCGTGAAGCGCGCCGCAAGACGCACACCATCGAGATCAAAGAGGTCAAGTACCGACCGACCATCGACGTTCACGACCGCGATCGCAAGACCCTGCGCGCCCGCAAGTTCCTCGAGAAGGGCAACAAGGTCAAGGTGACGGTGTTCTTCCGCTACCGGCAGATGCGTCGCCCGGAGCTCGGTCGCGACATCCTCGATCAGGTGACCAAGGATCTCGCCGACGTCGGGACGGTGGAGTTCCGCACCCGCGGTATGGAAGGTCGGACCATGAACATGATCCTGGCCCCCATCGAGCAGCCGACCGCCTGA
- a CDS encoding metalloregulator ArsR/SmtB family transcription factor produces the protein MRAQVMVQEEMAQIRQSLEVTPDIEEAAELMNLAGNSTRLKLLYLLDNMKELCVCDLAELLGVSVSAVSQHLSKLKAYGLVAPRRDAQTIYYRLTEHVFNTKLRENFFRQFQV, from the coding sequence GTGAGGGCCCAAGTCATGGTGCAAGAAGAGATGGCGCAGATTCGCCAGAGCCTGGAAGTTACCCCTGACATCGAAGAAGCAGCGGAGCTGATGAACTTGGCCGGCAATTCGACCCGGCTCAAGTTGCTCTATCTGCTCGACAACATGAAGGAGCTCTGCGTCTGCGACCTCGCCGAGTTGCTCGGCGTCTCCGTGTCGGCGGTGTCTCAGCATCTGTCGAAGCTCAAGGCCTACGGGCTGGTGGCTCCGCGTCGCGATGCTCAGACCATCTACTACCGCTTGACCGAGCACGTGTTCAACACCAAGCTGCGGGAGAACTTTTTCCGCCAGTTCCAGGTATAA
- a CDS encoding 3-hydroxyacyl-CoA dehydrogenase NAD-binding domain-containing protein, protein MTDSIQTITVLGAGTMGLGIAHVSALAGYSTQLFDVDAEALERARRRIERNLDKGVQLGKVAADDASAARQRLHTGSDLAAAVGDSDLVIEAVPESMSLKVELFTECHRLAPPAATFASNTSGLSITEMATASGRPQRFAGMHFFNPVHLMRLIELVRGLETSEATLDLLQAVSERMGKTVVRVNEAPGFVTSRINALIGNEAFRMLQEGVASAEDIDTALKLGLNHPMGPFEMVDLVGLDVRFSILQHLHRTLGETYRPNILIEQYVKAGRLGRKVGKGVYEYDEDGRRRS, encoded by the coding sequence ATGACAGACTCGATCCAGACCATCACGGTTCTCGGTGCCGGCACCATGGGCCTGGGCATCGCCCACGTTTCGGCTCTCGCCGGATACTCGACTCAGCTCTTCGATGTCGACGCGGAGGCCTTGGAGCGGGCCCGCCGACGCATCGAACGCAATCTCGACAAAGGCGTGCAGCTCGGCAAAGTCGCCGCCGATGACGCCAGCGCGGCTCGCCAGCGCCTGCACACGGGCAGCGATCTCGCGGCGGCCGTCGGCGATAGCGACCTGGTGATCGAGGCGGTGCCCGAGTCGATGTCCCTCAAGGTCGAGCTGTTCACCGAGTGCCACCGCCTGGCGCCACCGGCGGCCACCTTCGCCTCCAACACCTCCGGCCTGTCGATCACCGAGATGGCGACGGCCTCGGGCCGGCCGCAGCGCTTCGCCGGCATGCACTTCTTCAATCCCGTGCATCTGATGCGACTGATCGAGCTGGTGCGCGGCCTCGAGACCTCGGAGGCGACCCTCGACCTGCTGCAGGCGGTCTCGGAGCGTATGGGCAAGACCGTGGTGCGGGTCAACGAGGCACCGGGGTTCGTGACCTCGCGGATCAACGCCCTGATCGGCAACGAGGCCTTCCGCATGCTGCAGGAGGGAGTGGCCAGCGCCGAGGACATCGACACCGCCCTCAAGCTCGGCCTCAACCACCCGATGGGCCCTTTCGAGATGGTCGACCTGGTCGGCCTCGACGTGCGCTTCTCGATCCTTCAGCACCTCCACCGCACCCTCGGCGAGACCTACCGACCCAACATCCTGATCGAGCAGTACGTCAAGGCCGGACGCCTCGGCCGCAAGGTCGGCAAGGGCGTCTACGAGTACGACGAGGACGGTCGACGAAGGTCCTAA
- a CDS encoding ferritin-like domain-containing protein, producing MTGQEFVEQLQAEMREIFSRLGATETLESEAEGQVSVVALLRLALTSELEASEIAAHWMPSTPEVEAKLALAHQCGDEMKHYALISRRLEELGEDLTDFDPFAGGYSVLYQYLRPLQDTVERITAGPFTGEAIAEIRNGQFIAYCRSVGDAETARLYEKVIQPEEVRHHHLAAEVLAHLCDTPEKQERAASAMRNSLAIADELRMLAEKSRGLLNVPFS from the coding sequence GTGACCGGCCAAGAGTTCGTCGAGCAATTGCAAGCCGAAATGCGGGAGATCTTTTCCCGACTGGGAGCCACCGAGACCCTGGAGTCCGAAGCCGAGGGGCAGGTCAGCGTCGTGGCCCTGCTGCGCCTGGCCCTGACCAGCGAGCTCGAAGCCAGCGAGATCGCCGCCCACTGGATGCCGTCGACGCCGGAGGTCGAAGCCAAGCTCGCCCTCGCCCACCAGTGCGGCGACGAGATGAAGCACTACGCCCTGATCAGCCGGCGGCTCGAGGAGCTGGGCGAGGACCTGACCGACTTCGACCCCTTCGCCGGCGGTTACAGCGTCCTCTACCAGTACCTGCGGCCGCTCCAGGACACGGTCGAGCGAATCACCGCCGGCCCCTTCACCGGCGAGGCCATCGCGGAAATTCGCAACGGCCAGTTCATCGCCTACTGCCGTTCTGTCGGCGATGCCGAAACGGCCCGCCTCTATGAAAAGGTGATCCAGCCGGAGGAGGTGCGTCACCACCACCTGGCGGCGGAGGTTCTGGCCCATCTCTGCGATACCCCGGAGAAGCAGGAGCGGGCAGCCTCGGCGATGCGCAACTCACTGGCGATCGCCGACGAGCTCCGCATGCTGGCCGAAAAAAGTCGCGGCCTCCTCAACGTGCCGTTCTCCTGA
- a CDS encoding aminotransferase class I/II-fold pyridoxal phosphate-dependent enzyme — protein sequence MNAAQEINRALADESPALAAALSPLGRRTVYPKGIPFQAAQARGKAYNGTIGQITDGAGRAVPLPSLAAAFDGMSAAGRDRALLYSPIDGLAELRQAWQQRQRREIDSSLPSSLPIMTLGLTHGLSLIADLFGGEGRAVAVAEPFWGNYRQVFETRTGARLVSAPAYREGRFDPLAPVRALADLAPGEPALAIVNFPSNPGGYSPRADERAALLAGLLEEAEKRPLVVLCDDAYAGLVYEEGVPTDSLFWSLIGCHRNLVPIKIDGATKELSFFGGRVGFLTFPFAPDSPATVALESKVKCLLRATVGAPVAASQVAVLESLRSPAVETEVAAVRELLAGRYRVLAEALAACDPARLRPLPFNSGCFALVELPAGLDPEALRRHLLAEHDTGLIAIRPRFLRLAHCSVAAEALPELVRRLEAGVADLLGS from the coding sequence ATGAACGCAGCCCAGGAGATCAATCGAGCGCTGGCCGACGAGTCGCCGGCACTGGCGGCGGCCCTGTCGCCTCTCGGCCGTCGAACGGTGTATCCCAAGGGCATTCCCTTTCAGGCGGCGCAAGCCCGCGGCAAGGCCTACAACGGCACCATCGGCCAGATCACCGACGGTGCCGGTCGGGCGGTGCCGCTGCCGTCGCTGGCGGCGGCCTTCGACGGCATGTCCGCGGCCGGCCGCGACCGCGCCCTGCTCTACTCGCCGATCGACGGCCTGGCGGAGCTGCGCCAGGCCTGGCAGCAACGCCAGCGCCGCGAAATCGATTCCAGCCTGCCCTCGAGCCTGCCGATCATGACCCTGGGGTTGACCCACGGTCTGTCCCTGATCGCCGACCTGTTCGGCGGCGAAGGCCGTGCGGTGGCGGTGGCGGAACCCTTCTGGGGCAACTATCGGCAGGTCTTCGAAACCCGCACCGGGGCGCGGCTGGTGTCGGCCCCGGCCTACCGCGAGGGGCGCTTCGATCCGCTGGCGCCGGTCAGGGCCCTGGCCGATCTGGCGCCGGGCGAGCCGGCGCTGGCGATCGTCAACTTTCCCTCCAATCCGGGCGGCTACTCGCCGCGCGCGGACGAGCGGGCGGCTTTGCTGGCGGGGCTCCTCGAGGAGGCCGAGAAGCGGCCCTTGGTGGTGTTGTGCGACGACGCCTATGCCGGCTTGGTCTACGAGGAAGGTGTCCCGACCGATTCCCTGTTCTGGTCCCTGATCGGCTGCCACCGCAACCTGGTGCCGATCAAGATCGACGGCGCCACCAAAGAGCTCTCCTTCTTCGGTGGGCGGGTGGGCTTCTTGACCTTTCCCTTCGCTCCCGATTCGCCGGCGACGGTGGCCCTCGAGAGCAAGGTGAAGTGCTTGCTGCGGGCGACCGTCGGCGCGCCGGTGGCGGCGAGCCAGGTGGCGGTGCTGGAAAGTCTCCGGTCCCCGGCGGTCGAGACCGAGGTGGCGGCGGTGCGCGAGCTGCTCGCCGGTCGCTACCGGGTGCTCGCCGAGGCCCTGGCGGCCTGTGATCCGGCGCGTCTGCGTCCGCTGCCGTTCAATTCCGGTTGCTTCGCCCTCGTCGAGCTGCCGGCTGGCCTCGATCCCGAGGCGCTGCGCCGCCACCTGCTGGCCGAGCACGACACCGGCCTGATCGCCATCCGGCCGCGCTTCCTGCGCCTGGCCCACTGCTCGGTGGCGGCCGAAGCCCTGCCCGAGCTGGTGCGCCGGCTCGAGGCCGGCGTCGCCGACCTCTTGGGCTCTTAG
- the typA gene encoding translational GTPase TypA, whose translation MTLATRDDIRNLAIIAHVDHGKTTLVDAMLWQSGTFRDHQEVAERVMDSIDLERERGITIMAKNTAVLYRGTHINIVDTPGHADFGGEVERILKMVDGVMLLVDASEGPLPQTRFVLRKALDAGLPPIVVINKIDRSDARPQAVLDEIYDLFIELDADEEQLQFPVLYAIARDGVVRHEPEGENHNLEPLFDEIVRTVPPPRFDPELPLQMLITTLDYDDYVGRLAVGRVVSGTVEKGQEVLLCRRDGEQVPGKIAMLYGYQGLARVEAKTARAGAIVAITGLDEVNIGETIADSENPLPLPPIQIDEPTLAMIFTINSSPLAGRDGTHLTSRKLRERLEREALGNPAIRVDPTDSPESFQVSGRGELQLAILIEMMRREGYELSVGKPRVIIRTIEGRQHEPMEQLVIDCPEEFIGAVTQLAGARKGRMLQMVNHGSGRVRLEFRIPSRGLIGFRSDFLTETRGTGILNHLFDGWDVWQGDFAHRSSGSLVSDRAGKTTAYAIENLQPRGTLFVKPGEDVYMGMIVGEHNRSNDLDVNITREKKLTNMRSSTSDELVRLAIPRTLQLEDALEFVKEDELVEVTPEAIRMRKRELVPHKRK comes from the coding sequence ATGACCCTCGCAACTCGAGACGACATTCGCAATCTGGCGATCATCGCCCACGTCGACCACGGTAAGACCACACTGGTCGACGCCATGCTCTGGCAGAGCGGCACCTTTCGCGACCATCAGGAGGTGGCTGAGCGGGTCATGGACTCGATCGACCTCGAGCGCGAGCGGGGCATCACCATCATGGCCAAGAACACGGCGGTGCTCTACCGCGGCACTCACATCAACATCGTCGACACGCCGGGCCACGCCGACTTCGGGGGTGAGGTGGAGCGCATTCTGAAGATGGTCGACGGCGTCATGCTGCTGGTGGATGCCAGCGAAGGACCGCTGCCGCAGACCCGCTTCGTGCTGCGCAAGGCCCTCGACGCCGGCCTGCCGCCGATCGTGGTGATCAACAAGATCGACCGCTCCGACGCCCGGCCGCAAGCGGTTCTCGACGAGATCTACGACCTCTTCATCGAGCTCGACGCCGACGAAGAGCAGCTACAGTTCCCGGTCCTCTACGCCATCGCTCGGGACGGCGTCGTGCGCCACGAGCCGGAAGGCGAGAACCACAACCTCGAGCCGCTCTTCGACGAGATCGTGCGCACCGTGCCGCCGCCGCGCTTCGACCCGGAGCTGCCGCTGCAGATGCTGATCACCACCCTCGACTACGACGACTACGTCGGTCGTCTCGCCGTCGGCCGGGTGGTCAGCGGTACCGTCGAGAAGGGCCAGGAGGTGCTGCTCTGTCGCCGCGACGGCGAGCAGGTGCCGGGCAAGATCGCCATGCTCTACGGTTACCAGGGCCTGGCCCGGGTCGAAGCGAAGACGGCCCGCGCCGGCGCCATCGTCGCCATCACCGGTCTCGACGAGGTCAATATCGGCGAGACCATCGCCGACTCCGAGAATCCGCTACCGCTGCCGCCGATCCAGATCGACGAGCCGACCTTGGCGATGATCTTCACCATCAACTCCTCGCCCTTGGCGGGGCGCGACGGCACCCACCTGACCTCGCGCAAGCTGCGCGAACGGCTCGAGCGCGAGGCCCTCGGCAACCCGGCGATCCGGGTCGATCCGACGGACTCGCCGGAGTCCTTCCAGGTCTCCGGCCGCGGTGAGCTGCAGCTCGCCATCCTGATCGAGATGATGCGGCGCGAAGGCTACGAGCTCTCGGTCGGCAAACCGCGGGTCATCATCCGCACCATCGAAGGCCGCCAGCACGAACCCATGGAGCAGCTCGTCATCGACTGTCCCGAAGAGTTCATCGGCGCCGTGACCCAGCTCGCCGGCGCGCGCAAAGGGCGCATGCTGCAGATGGTCAATCACGGCTCCGGGCGGGTACGGCTGGAGTTTCGCATTCCGTCTCGCGGCCTGATCGGCTTCCGCTCCGACTTCCTCACCGAAACCCGCGGCACCGGCATCCTGAATCACCTGTTCGATGGCTGGGACGTCTGGCAGGGGGACTTCGCCCATCGCTCGAGTGGCTCGCTGGTTTCCGACCGGGCCGGCAAAACGACCGCCTACGCGATCGAAAACCTGCAGCCCCGGGGCACCCTCTTCGTCAAGCCCGGCGAGGACGTCTACATGGGCATGATTGTCGGCGAGCACAACCGTTCCAACGACCTCGACGTCAACATCACGCGGGAAAAAAAGCTCACCAACATGCGCTCCTCGACGTCCGATGAGCTGGTGCGCCTCGCCATTCCGCGGACCCTGCAGCTCGAAGACGCCCTCGAGTTCGTCAAAGAGGACGAGCTGGTCGAGGTGACCCCGGAAGCGATCCGCATGCGCAAGCGC
- a CDS encoding metal-dependent hydrolase, with the protein MSHAHRRPRFDFLGHSTVTSTLADGRCLLIDPWVMGNPACPHSESPFDRLDGLLVTHGHPDHLADGVELAKRHEPAAVVANWEICQWLEGQGVSGCAPMNTGGTISVLDLEVTMVRADHSSSILDGDRLINGGSAGGFMVRDSGGFCFYHAGDTALFSDMALLGEMYRPELALLPIGDCFTMGPEAAARACALLGVATVIPIHWGTFPLLTGTPEAFERAVAEHAPDCRVVTLQPGESY; encoded by the coding sequence TTGAGCCACGCACACCGCCGGCCGCGGTTCGATTTTCTCGGCCATTCCACGGTGACCTCCACCCTGGCCGATGGGCGCTGCCTGTTGATCGATCCCTGGGTGATGGGCAACCCCGCCTGCCCCCATTCCGAGTCACCCTTCGACCGCCTCGACGGCCTGTTGGTGACCCACGGCCATCCCGACCATCTGGCCGATGGGGTCGAGCTGGCGAAGCGCCATGAGCCGGCGGCCGTGGTGGCCAACTGGGAGATCTGCCAGTGGCTCGAAGGGCAGGGGGTGAGCGGCTGCGCACCGATGAACACCGGCGGCACGATCTCGGTGCTCGATCTGGAAGTGACAATGGTGCGGGCCGATCATTCGTCGTCCATCCTGGATGGTGATCGGCTGATCAACGGTGGCTCCGCCGGTGGCTTCATGGTGCGCGATAGCGGTGGCTTCTGCTTCTACCACGCCGGCGACACGGCGCTGTTCTCGGACATGGCCCTGCTCGGCGAGATGTATCGCCCGGAGCTCGCTCTGTTGCCGATCGGCGACTGCTTCACCATGGGCCCTGAGGCGGCGGCCCGGGCTTGCGCGCTGCTCGGCGTCGCCACCGTGATTCCCATCCATTGGGGAACCTTCCCGTTGCTCACCGGGACCCCCGAGGCCTTCGAACGCGCGGTGGCGGAGCACGCTCCCGATTGTCGCGTCGTCACTCTCCAGCCCGGGGAGAGTTACTGA